A single window of Anopheles moucheti chromosome 2, idAnoMoucSN_F20_07, whole genome shotgun sequence DNA harbors:
- the LOC128310138 gene encoding 1,5-anhydro-D-fructose reductase-like yields the protein MAPKVPSVRLNNGLKMPVLGLGTYMATEEEGIAAVKMAIDEGYRHIDTAYFYQNENQVGQAVRAKIAEGIIKREDVFIVTKVWNTFHAPEHVEQACQKSLENLGLDYIDLYLVHWPTGWKFSGWTADDMLPMNANGKTVDSDVDYLDTWKAMEKLARSGKVKSIGVSNFNSEQLTRLLANCAIKPVTNQVECNPGINQRKLIEFCRQHDIVITAYSPLGRPNLTDPVVGTGNIPKHALDDPRVVAIGKKYGKSPGQIVLRYLVELGTLPIPKSSKLERIRQNIDIFDFKLTADEIKLMYGFNTGGRTVPFNFSSEHKYFPFKLEY from the exons ATGGCACCGAAGGTTCCATCTGTCCGGCTAAACAATGGTCTTAAGATGCCCGTCCTGGGGCTTGGCACTTACATG GCGACGGAAGAGGAGGGAATCGCAGCAGTAAAGATGGCAATAGACGAGGGTTATCGCCATATCGACACGGCATATTTCTatcaaaacgaaaaccaaGTCGGCCAAGCGGTACGGGCAAAAATTGCGGAAGGAATTATCAAGCGCGAAGATGTGTTCATCGTAACGAAG GTATGGAACACATTCCATGCACCGGAACATGTGGAACAGGCGTGTCAAAAATCGCTTGAAAATCTCGGTCTGGATTACATCGATCTGTACCTTGTCCATTGGCCAACGGGTTGGAAATTTTCGGGCTGGACGGCGGACGATATGCTGCCGATGAATGCGAACGGCAAAACGGTCGATTCCGATGTGGATTATCTCGACACGTGGAAAGCGATGGAAAAGTTGGCCAGGTCGGGCAAGGTAAAGAGCATCGGTGTATCGAATTTCAACAGCGAACAGCTGACGCGTCTGCTGGCCAACTGTGCGATCAAACCGGTAACTAATCAGGTGGAATGTAATCCTGGCATTAATCAGCGCAAGTTGATTGAATTCTGTCGCCAGCATGATATCGTCATTACGGCGTACAGTCCGCTGGGAAGACCGAACTTGACCGACCCGGTGGTGGGCACGGGAAACATACCGAAGCACGCGCTGGACGACCCACGGGTGGTGGCGATCGGGAAGAAATATGGCAAAAGCCCCGGCCAGATTGTGCTTCGCTATTTGGTCGAGCTGGGCACGCTACCGATCCCGAAATCGTCCAAGCTGGAACGCATCAGGCAAAACATCGACATCTTTGACTTTAAGTTGACCGCGGACGAGATAAAGCTGATGTATGGGTTCAACACCGGGGGCCGTACGGTACCGTTTAATTTCAGCAGCGAGCACAAGTACTTCCCGTTCAAGCTGGAGTACTGA